Genomic window (Bacillus vallismortis):
GGTTTCACTGAATATACGATTGCGTCTTCTGTTTGACGGGCCTCATTTGCGAGTTTGATAAACTCATCTGTGAGATCAGGCACAATCGCTGCCCGATGGCGGTCAATCAAAAGAAAAATCGTATTGAGCACGGTCTGTGACAAAGAGCCAAATACATTTTGAATCAACTCTTTTTTCTTCGCAGCCGGCACCTTCGGATGGTTTAACACATCATTAAGCGCTTTTTCATTTTGGAATACTTCTTTTACAACGATTAGCTCTTCTTCTACTTGATTCAGCTGAGCGGACTCATTGGCAATATCAAAAAGAGCTGACGCATATCGTTTAGAGACAGCTGATCCACTCATCGGCTTTCTCCTACCTCTTTAAGATAGTCCTGAATCAATTTCTCTTGAGCCTGTTCATCCAGTTCTTTTTCGATCACTTTCGACGCAATCATGACAGATAGAGACGCTACTTGCTCACGGAGAGCAGAAACCGCCTGTTCTTTCTCCTTCACGATTTCAGTTCTTGCTGCTTCTTTCAGACGTTCAGATTCTGCACGTGCAGCCTGAATAATCTCTTCTTTTTGCTTATCTCCCAGTTTCTTTGCGTTTTCGATAAGAGTTTGGGATTCCTGTCTTGCTTCTTTTAAAAGAACGCGCTGCTCTTCAATCAGCTGCTGCGCTTCTTTATTTTTTTCTTCAGCAGACGTAATTTCTCCAGCGATGTGGTCTTCACGCTGTTTCATTATGTTTAATAGCGGCCCTAAAGCGTATTTCTTCAGAAGCGCTAATAAGATTAACATAGCTAACAGTTGGAACAGAATATCTCCGCCGTTAAACGACAATCCTAGTTCAAGTGGTAATTGAGACATCTACTACGGCAACTCCCTTCTGCAGGTTTTTCTTTGCTGATCCAGCAGCCGCACTTGTCTCTTTTCAGCCGGCAAGGCGGGATGCTTATCAGACATAAAGCAATGGCGAAGGTTCTCTTGGAATGATCTTCGCCATTTTTAGTTCATATAAGGCTTTTATGCTTAGCCAAAGAACGCTAAGAATGCGATAACGACAGCGATAATTGGAAGGGCTTCAACTAATGCGATACCCATGAACATAAGAGTTCTAAGTTCTTTACCTGCTTCCGGCTGACGGGCAATCCCCTCTACCGTACGTGAAACAATCAAACCGTTACCAATACCTGCACCAAGTGCGCCTAAACCAATTGCAATTGCAGCTGCTATTAAATTCATGAAAAAGTTCCTCCTTTTAAATGTTATCCGTTTGGATATAATGTTTTAATGATCATGACTGATTTTATGAGACATGTACACCATCGTGAGCATTGTAAAGATAAACGCTTGGATGGCACCTATAAATAAACTGAATGCTTGCCATGCCAGCATCGGCAGAATAGCGCCGATTGTACCGACAAGACCGAGAGCCACGCTTTGCGAATAATGGCTTGTCGCTAAACCCGCAAGCAGGCCGAGAAGAATCTCACCGGCGAAGATGTTACCATAAAGCCGCAATCCGAGAGTCAGCGTATTCGCAAACTCTTCGATAATTTTCATCGGGAACATGAGTGGAACAGGTCTTAAATAGTCTTTGGAATATTCCTTGAGCCCTTTCATCTTCACACCATAGTAGTGGGTTAAAGCGACAACCATCACGGCTAGCGTTAATGTAATGGCAGGGTCGGCTGTCGGAGATTTCCACCAGAGCTCATGTCCGATTGTAATAGAGAACGGCAGCCCCAGCATATTCGACACAAATATGTACATCAGCAATGTGACACCAAGTGCCAAGAAGTTAGCCCCTGTTTTCAAATCCATTGTACTGCCGATAATATTGCGGACGAAATCCACAACCCATTCCATAAAATTCTGGGCTTTTCCGGGACGAATCGAAAGCGTTCTTGTCGTTAATATCGCAATCAATAAAACAATCACACTCGCCACAGTAATCATCAGAATGTTTGTCAGATTAAAAGTAAGACCTAGAAATTCAATAGTTCTGTATTCATGATTCAAAGGGTTTTCACCTCTCTTCCATTGATGAACGTTTAAGCTGGATAATAGAATCTATCATAATGACAGGATATATTGTCATTAATCCAATAATTGTACTTGCCATATGAAAATGCTCGGGATATTTATAGGCGACAGCCACAGCAAGAATCGCATTGCACCACCGCGCTGCGCTCCCCAGAGATCGTATGGACTTTCCTTTCTCAACAGCTCTGTCAAAAGCATTCATTCTTCTGATGAGCAGTAACAAATTAAACAAACTGAAAACAGTTCCCAGAATAAGGCCTAAAAAAACGGTTTTATACGCTGTTAAACCATAACCCAGTACATACACTGCCAAAATGCATAATAGATATTTTCGTTGTCTGCTAAATGTAAGCTTGGGATCGTCCATCAACTATCTGTCTCCTGATGAAAAAATAATGTATTTCTTAGATACGGCAAAATCAGCGGTTAACCCTAGTAGAAGACCTTTTTTGACCGACAAAACGGGCCTGTTCGAAAAAATCATTCATCCGCAAGCCTTGCAAGGATGCTGTTTCATTCGCTTAAATAAATCCTCATAATACGGGTTTACTGAGAGGATTTATATTGAGGATGAGGACTATAATGAAAGCTATGAAAACCTTCTCATAATACCCTCGTTTAGCATACAATAGCCCCTAACAAGTGTCAATCTGTTTAAAGTTAAAAAACTTTTTATACTGTGAGCCTCCACAGAATGTTCACATTTTCACCTATAATTGTATACAAATTGACCGAATAGCAAAAAACTGGATAAAAAAAGGAAACCCCTTTCGGGATTCCTTTTATTTTGTTCCAAACATACGGTCTCCCGCGTCTCCGAGACCTGGAACGATATAACCTTTTTCATTTAATTTTTCATCAAGCGCCGCGATGTAAATATCCACGTCCGCATGATGCTTCTGCAATTCTTCCACACCCTCCGGCGCCGCTACAAGGCACATGAAACGGATATTTTTCGCACCGCGTTTTTTGAGGCTGTGAATCGCTTCTACAGCAGAGCCGCCTGTAGCCAGCATCGGGTCAACCACGATGAATTCACGCTCTTCCACGTCAGAAGGAAGCTTGACATAGTATTCCACGGGTTTTAAGGTTTCAGGATCACGGTACAGGCCGACATGTCCCACTTTCGCTGCAGGAATCAGCTTTAAAATGCCGTCAACCATTCCCAATCCCGCTCTGAGGATAGGAACCACTCCAAGTTTTTTTCCTGAGATGACTTTCGATTTCGCAGCCTGAACCGGTGTATTGATATCCACTTCTTCTAAAGGAAGATCGCGGGTAATTTCAAACGCCATAAGAGTGGCTACTTCGTCTACAAGCTCTCTAAAATCTTTCGTACCTGTATTTTCATTCCGTATATATGTCAGCTTATGCTGAATTAAAGGATGATCAAATACATAAACCTTTCCCATACTGTGTTTCAGCTCCTTTTTTATTGTCCCATCAACAATTACACACTTCTATTGATTCTACAAAAAAAGACATTGAGTTTCAAGAACATCGTCAAAAAACCCGCCGGCCATAAGCCGAGCGGGTTTTTAGGATCTTAGTAATCTAATTCTTTATATAAAGGAAATTGATCAGTCAGAGCAGCTATACGCTGTCTTGCTTCTTCAAGTTTTCCTTCATCTTCGTGGTTCTTCAATGCAAGCGCAATGATGGAACCGACTTCATCCAATGCATCTCCGTCAAAACCGCGGCTTGTCACAGCAGCTGTACCAAGACGGATACCGCTTGTCACGAAAGGTTTTTCCGGATCGTATGGAATCGCGTTTTTGTTAGACGTAATACCGATTTCATCAAGCACGTGCTCCGCAACCTTACCTGTCAGTCCGAGAGAACGAAGGTCAACAAGGATCAGGTGGTTGTCAGTTCCGCCGGAAACGAGCTGGATGCCCTCTTTCGTTAACGCTTCAGCCAGACGTTTTGCATTTGAAATGACGTTTTGTGCATATGTTTTGAAATCGTCCTGCAATACTTCGCCGAATGAAACAGCTTTTGCGGCAATAACGTGCATCAGCGGGCCGCCTTGAATTCCAGGGAAGATCGATTTATCAATTTTCTTGCCGAACTCTTCACGGCAAAGGATCATACCGCCGCGAGGTCCGCGAAGTGTTTTATGTGTTGTTGTTGTCACGAAATCAGCGTAAGGAACCGGGTTTGGATGAAGGCCTGCCGCAACAAGTCCTGCGATATGCGCCATATCCACCATGAAGTAAGCGCCGACTTCATCAGCAATTTCACGGAATTTCTTAAAGTCGATTGTACGAGGATACGCACTTGCTCCTGCTACGATAAGCTTCGGCTTATGAGCAAGGGCTTTTTCACGCACGTCATCGTAATCAATATATTGAGTTTCTTTATCTACGCCGTACTCAACAAAGTTATATTGAACACCGCTGAAGTTGACTGGACTTCCGTGTGTTAAATGGCCGCCGTGGGAGAGGTTCATCCCAAGTACAGTATCGCCTTGCTCCAAAATCGTGAAGTACACTGCCATGTTTGCTTGTGCGCCTGAATGTGGCTGAACGTTTACATGCTCCGCTCCAAAGATCTCCTTCGCGCGGTCACGAGCGATATCTTCAACGACATCGACGTGCTCACATCCGCCGTAGTAGCGTTTGCCCGGATATCCTTCAGCGTATTTATTTGTCAAAACAGATCCTTGTGCTTCCATAACCGCTTCACTTACAAAGTTCTCAGAAGCAATCAATTCGATCTTAGTCTGTTGGCGTTCACGCTCATTTTTAATAGCGTTAAACACGTGTTCGTCTTGCGCAGGTAAATGTTTCATCAGCGAGATCCTCTCCTATCCGTATCCTGTTCTTTGTTTTTACCATCACTATTGTACATGGTTTTTTAGGCCGATGTAAAAGATTATTTTTAAAAAATCAAAATTTTTATTGGTAAAAACGAATATTGATAACTTAAATTTAAATTAAAGTTCGGGATTTATTTTACTGTCTTAAAAATAAAAGAAAAGACTGGCCACGCAGTCCTTTCATTCACACTCATAAACCGCCCGCACTCCGCCGATCAGTTTCGGCCGCGTATGCGCTAATGTCACATGTGCTGCCCCGAGACTGTTTTGAGACACACGCACAGGTACAGCTACCGGCTTCAGATGCATGCCGATAAACGTATCACCGATGTCTATTCCGGCATCAGCCTGAATGGTTTCGACAAGAACAGGAGACTTCATCTGCTTAAACGCATAAGCAGCCATCGCCCCGCCCGCTTTTGAAACGGGTACGGCAGAAACAGTTGGAAGCCTGAACAGCCGGGCCGTTTCTTCCTCGACGACAAGCGCTCTGTTCAAATGCTCACAGCATTGAAACGCGAGATGGATTCCCGTTTTTCCCTTAAGCTCGGCAAGTCCGCTGTAGATGCTTTCCGCGATGTCTGTACTGCCCGATGTTCCGATCCGGCTGCCGGCCACTTCGCTCGTGCTGCATCCAAGAACAAAGAACTGATCCTGTTTCAATCCCGCTTGTTCCTGAAACTCAGACAACATCGTATTCCACGTTTGCTTGATCTCATTCATTGAACAGCACCCCTACAGGTTTTTCCCTTCATAATCTGAGATTTTTCCAATACGGGTTTGATGTCTTCCGCCGGTAAACTCAGTGGTCAGCCAGATTTTCGCGATTTCACGCGCCAAACCGGGGCCGATGACCCGTTCACCCATCGCGAGGATGTTTGTGTCATTATGCTCTCTCGTTGCCTGTGCGCTGAATGTATCGTGCGCCAGCGCGCAGCGAATGCCTTTGACCTTATTAGCGGAAATACTCATACCGATGCCTGTCCCGCAAATTAAAATGCCTCTGTCAACTTCGCCGCTAACCACTTTTTCGGCCACCGGGAAAGCATAATCCGGATAATCGACAGATCCGCTTCCGCAGTCACAGCCCATATCAATATATTCAATTTGCAATTCGTCCATTAACTCTTTGATTTCATTTCGAATGTGAACGCCGCCATGATCCGATGCTATGGCTACTTTCATCAGCTTTTCCTCCCAGTGTGTGTGATGCGGCCCGCCCGCTTTGTTGACCGCGCAGCCTGTCCGCTCTTAGATTCACACCATATGATGTGCTTTTCACTATATTCTACTCCTTCACGAAGGATTTGCAAATGACCTGTTTGCAGATTTTCTGACAACTTACCTGCCGTCTTTTTTCAGTTGTTTTGCCAGCTGCTGAAGAAGCTCTTCAAGCTCATCTCTCGTTTGTTTATAGATATCAATTGTGCCGCCGAACGGATCGATGACATCCCCGCGGCTGTCTGTGACATATTCTTTTAGCGTAAACACTTTATCACGATAACGTCCGAATTGGCTGGCAATGATCTGTTTGTGCTGCTGGGTCATAGCCAGAACCAAATCAGCCGATATCATATGTTCTTCAGTCAATGGAGAAGACAAATGATTAAGGGCAATGTGTTTTTCAAACAGCGCTTCGACAGCATGAGGCGTCGCTCTCCCATTAGGCGAAGCAAACACACCTGCCGAGCGGACACTGACATTCAGCCCTTCCGTTTCTGCAATTGATTTAAAAAGCGCCTCAGCCATGGGGCTGCGGCACGTATTTCCAGTACAGACAAAAATAATGTTCATGTCAGTCACCCCTTATTTTCTCTATTATATATGAAGAAAAAAGAAACGGCGACTTCGTTTCTTTTATTG
Coding sequences:
- a CDS encoding F0F1 ATP synthase subunit delta — its product is MSGSAVSKRYASALFDIANESAQLNQVEEELIVVKEVFQNEKALNDVLNHPKVPAAKKKELIQNVFGSLSQTVLNTIFLLIDRHRAAIVPDLTDEFIKLANEARQTEDAIVYSVKPLTDTEISSLSQVFAQKAGVASLRIKNEVQTDLIGGIKVRIGNRIFDGSVSGKLQRIERQLAGENR
- the atpF gene encoding F0F1 ATP synthase subunit B, giving the protein MSQLPLELGLSFNGGDILFQLLAMLILLALLKKYALGPLLNIMKQREDHIAGEITSAEEKNKEAQQLIEEQRVLLKEARQESQTLIENAKKLGDKQKEEIIQAARAESERLKEAARTEIVKEKEQAVSALREQVASLSVMIASKVIEKELDEQAQEKLIQDYLKEVGESR
- the atpE gene encoding F0F1 ATP synthase subunit C is translated as MNLIAAAIAIGLGALGAGIGNGLIVSRTVEGIARQPEAGKELRTLMFMGIALVEALPIIAVVIAFLAFFG
- the atpB gene encoding F0F1 ATP synthase subunit A — protein: MNHEYRTIEFLGLTFNLTNILMITVASVIVLLIAILTTRTLSIRPGKAQNFMEWVVDFVRNIIGSTMDLKTGANFLALGVTLLMYIFVSNMLGLPFSITIGHELWWKSPTADPAITLTLAVMVVALTHYYGVKMKGLKEYSKDYLRPVPLMFPMKIIEEFANTLTLGLRLYGNIFAGEILLGLLAGLATSHYSQSVALGLVGTIGAILPMLAWQAFSLFIGAIQAFIFTMLTMVYMSHKISHDH
- the atpI gene encoding ATP synthase subunit I — translated: MDDPKLTFSRQRKYLLCILAVYVLGYGLTAYKTVFLGLILGTVFSLFNLLLLIRRMNAFDRAVEKGKSIRSLGSAARWCNAILAVAVAYKYPEHFHMASTIIGLMTIYPVIMIDSIIQLKRSSMEER
- the upp gene encoding uracil phosphoribosyltransferase is translated as MGKVYVFDHPLIQHKLTYIRNENTGTKDFRELVDEVATLMAFEITRDLPLEEVDINTPVQAAKSKVISGKKLGVVPILRAGLGMVDGILKLIPAAKVGHVGLYRDPETLKPVEYYVKLPSDVEEREFIVVDPMLATGGSAVEAIHSLKKRGAKNIRFMCLVAAPEGVEELQKHHADVDIYIAALDEKLNEKGYIVPGLGDAGDRMFGTK
- the glyA gene encoding serine hydroxymethyltransferase — protein: MKHLPAQDEHVFNAIKNERERQQTKIELIASENFVSEAVMEAQGSVLTNKYAEGYPGKRYYGGCEHVDVVEDIARDRAKEIFGAEHVNVQPHSGAQANMAVYFTILEQGDTVLGMNLSHGGHLTHGSPVNFSGVQYNFVEYGVDKETQYIDYDDVREKALAHKPKLIVAGASAYPRTIDFKKFREIADEVGAYFMVDMAHIAGLVAAGLHPNPVPYADFVTTTTHKTLRGPRGGMILCREEFGKKIDKSIFPGIQGGPLMHVIAAKAVSFGEVLQDDFKTYAQNVISNAKRLAEALTKEGIQLVSGGTDNHLILVDLRSLGLTGKVAEHVLDEIGITSNKNAIPYDPEKPFVTSGIRLGTAAVTSRGFDGDALDEVGSIIALALKNHEDEGKLEEARQRIAALTDQFPLYKELDY
- a CDS encoding TIGR01440 family protein, with translation MNEIKQTWNTMLSEFQEQAGLKQDQFFVLGCSTSEVAGSRIGTSGSTDIAESIYSGLAELKGKTGIHLAFQCCEHLNRALVVEEETARLFRLPTVSAVPVSKAGGAMAAYAFKQMKSPVLVETIQADAGIDIGDTFIGMHLKPVAVPVRVSQNSLGAAHVTLAHTRPKLIGGVRAVYECE
- the rpiB gene encoding ribose 5-phosphate isomerase B; protein product: MKVAIASDHGGVHIRNEIKELMDELQIEYIDMGCDCGSGSVDYPDYAFPVAEKVVSGEVDRGILICGTGIGMSISANKVKGIRCALAHDTFSAQATREHNDTNILAMGERVIGPGLAREIAKIWLTTEFTGGRHQTRIGKISDYEGKNL
- a CDS encoding low molecular weight protein arginine phosphatase; amino-acid sequence: MNIIFVCTGNTCRSPMAEALFKSIAETEGLNVSVRSAGVFASPNGRATPHAVEALFEKHIALNHLSSPLTEEHMISADLVLAMTQQHKQIIASQFGRYRDKVFTLKEYVTDSRGDVIDPFGGTIDIYKQTRDELEELLQQLAKQLKKDGR